In Cryptomeria japonica chromosome 1, Sugi_1.0, whole genome shotgun sequence, the sequence TAATCAGAAAAAAGATAACTCTGCGCTCATCCAAATGTTGATGAAAAAAGCACACAATAGAATCcagaaacaacaagaagaataaCCCCTTCCCTATCTTCATATAATTTACTATATTACAGAACCTAATAACACATGCCTTGGTCTTTCCCACCCTATTATTGACCATATTACTGCACCAAATCCAATtccaaaccctaaccctacacCAATCACAGACACCTGCTCATCCACCTTAGTCCACATTGATTTTTCCACCGTTTTTGAAGGTATAGCCATGGTTGGAGATGTACTCTTTTTACAACTTTGTAAAGGGTACCCACATAAACACTCAGGATTTCCTAAATATGATCTCTCACTGAAAGTGGAAAACTGTGCTCCTCTAGGGATTAGCCCACATATACTATTGAAGGAAACATTCAGGTAGGCTAATAGGAACAATTTAGAGAGCTCCTCTGGTATTTTCCCAGTAAGACTATTTTGAGACAAGTCCAACTGTTCCAGAGTTGATATTTGGCCCAAGGATGCTGGAATGTTTCCTTCCAAATGGTTTCCAGACAGATTTAACAATCTCATGCTAATCAGACTCCCGATGCTCAGAGGTATTTCCCCACTCAAATCATTATTTGACAAGTCTAATATGGTGTTTGCTGCCAACACGTACTGGAGTATGTACTGGTTTCCTTTGATTATTACTGGTATTTCCTCATAGAGTGTATTAGCCATCACACCAATCAATTTCGAAGATTCAGGGTGTGCAAATCCCTGCAGGCCCTGCAGAAAAGAGGGAATTGTTCCCACAAATTTATTGTTGGATAAATCTAACACCTGCAAGCTGGTAAGGTTTGTGATCCATAGAGGAATATGACCCTCAAATTCATTAGAGCCAAGACTTAGAACCCTTAACTCTTGACAATTTGCAAGGTGTGAAGAAAGCTCCCCTGTAAATCTGTTCTTGCTGAAATCCAGAAGCTTGAGCTGCGTAAAATTGCCCAACAATGCAGGCAGGGTGCCAGATAAGTTATTAGAATATGCAGACAgaatttctatggaagaagaaaaatCAATATGTATATCTCCATACAATGAGTTCCTAGACAGCTTTAGTCTCCTCAACGCTGTGCAGTTAACCAATGTTGCTGGAACTCTTCCAGACAAAAAGTTGTCGCTCAATATCAAATCGGTTATAGACTTGCAGTTGCCCATGGATTGAGGGATTTGTCCCACCAGCTGATTATCAGATGCATCTAGTTTCTCCAGCGAAGTCAAACTGCCAATGTTTTCAGGAATAGCCCCAGAAATTTTATTGCTGTGGATGGCTAACTGAGTAAGATTCTTGAGTTCACTGATCCTAAATGGTATAGATCCACTTAAATTGTTGGAAAAGAGAAACAAAATTTTCAAAGATTGGAGCCTTTCTATGTCTTTTGGAAGAGGACCTGTCAGATTGTTTGTGTCGAGGTAAAGATTTTCAAGTAGGGTCAAATTGGTTATTTCTTGAGGCATGCTACCTGTCAGCCTATTTGTACCAAAATTCAAAAAGTTCAACGCTGTTAACTTTCCAACTCCTGGGGGAATGATTCCTCTGAACTTGTTTGCACCTATATCTAACTTGGTCAATTGGGTCATATTGAAAAGGGCTTCTGGTAGTTCTCCTTCAAACAGGTTTTCAACTAGAGAAAGTGTGGAGAGAGGAAGCATTGCAAGAGTAATGGGCAATGGTCCCTTAATTAGGTTCATTCCAACATCAAGCCACACAAGATTGCTGCAATTCCCTATTTCTGCAGGGATAGAGCCTGTAAGATTGCCAGGGCCATACAGTGATAATTGGAGAAGCTGTTTCAAATTTCCCAGTTCAGGTGTTATATTGCCGATCAGTGAGTTACCCGACAGAAACAGTATCTCAAGAGAAGAACAATTACCCAGAGCTGCAGGGATTTGAGACTTCAACCTGTTGGACCGCAGGGAAAAGTATTGCAATTTCCTCAATCTCCCCACTTCAGATGGAATGCCACCCGTCAAGAAGTTGTACGCAAGGGTCAAATGCAACAGAGAAGTGCAGTTCCCCAGAGAATTTGGAATGCTTCCACCCAAACCATTGTAGGACAAGCGGAGATGCTGTATGTTTTTCAGGCCACCAAAGTCTTCCGGTATGCTCCCTGTCAAGTTGTTATGTGAAAGCCCGATCCACTGAATGTGTGTGCAATTAGCAAGAGAAGTGGGGATGGAACCCATGAGATTATTAGTGTTGAGGTCGAGAACCCTCAACTCTTTCAATCGGCCAATCTGAGGTGGAATCCTTCCAGTGAAAGAATTGACTGAGAGATTCAAAGTTTGCAGTAAGGAGAGGGTTCCTATGGAGCGAGAAATGGTACCTTCCAATCCCAATTGAGGAAGAATGATGGCCACTACTCTGTTGGTATGCTTTCTGCACCAAATCCCATTCCATGAGCACAGGCTGGATGATGTGTTTGCAGTCCAGGTGGAGAGAGATTGCAGTGGGTCGACAGTAATGGCGCTCTTGATTGACAGAAGAGCTTCCGCATCCCTCTTGTCACCATCACCATGACCTGctcctgtcagctctgcctctgcTACTACTCTCCCTTTCTTAACAGAAAATGACCCAAATGCCAACGCCAGGCACACCATTTTAATTACAATGCGTCCCTCCATCTGCCTCTGCCTCTGCTTTCCTCCCAGAGCAAGGAGCGACTTACTCATCAGCAACTCTGCATTTCATCCCCATTGTTTTATAGTCCGCAAGGCTGGAACTCCAAACTATTTATGCCTGTCGAGGAAAAAGTCATTtgacattttaaaatttttaaataggAATAGTGtgataattatatattaataaaataaaaattatttgaaagttacaaaacaaacaaaaggaagatTCCAATAAATGAAAGTTTAAGGGTATTTGGTGTAATGATACAATTATGTTGGAGGTATTGGTGCTAAGTTCAAATCTTCTCCATAAATAAATAGAAGTAAAAAAATTCTATATACTTAATGAGTTTATAGATTGATCAAAGATATACTGTATAAATAAATTAATGAGTCTATAGATTGACCAAAGATGTATTGTATAAATAAACTATCTcataatttattttgaaattacaaagcaaacaaaaagaagattcCAATAAATAGAAGccaaatttttttatataatttataagTTGACCAAAGATGCATTGAATAAATAAactaattcattattttaaaaagaaattataaaatttgttagatattttttcttatttattaatttaaaagttATTTAATGtattaaattatattatcattttttatgaatatttttatttaattctatTAAGTAAAAGATAGTAGAATATTCAAAATAAAAGAGGGTGGTAAACAATCACATTCATAAAGTTTAATTGGATGAGGTCCAACACAAAGATGAATTAACAAAAATGCCAAGCCCAAACAAAGCCTAGGTAGCTAAAGAAAATCCTAAGGGAGGAGGATCTTTATCATTTGGATTTCCATCAATTGAGTCATATGGACCAAAGAGATGACCAACTCTAGAGTAAATTTTTTTCTTAGAGTTACAACAACCAAGATGCACTATTTTCCCACGAGACAAGGTAGAAGGTGTCCAATCCCATCCATCATAAGGAGTGGCGTTTTTAGAAGTCAAAGGCTAATAGTCACAATGATCTTGAGAATATGATCCATTGTCCCAATCTttaaatttgtgacattgttgtaAAGGTAGGCTATGATGTTCTATGTTTTCAATGTCATTTATTACTATAATATGTTAGATCTACTACTTTAAGCATTATTAGTGCCTAAGCTATTTTTAGTGGAATTTAGTGTTGACTACATGAGTGATATGAACATTAGGAATTAATTTTGTCTCTTGTGCATCCCATTTAAAAGGAGAGATAGATGAGGTGGCTTATTCTCATTTTAATAGAATGTTGTAATATTATGACAATAAAGGGAGGTTGATTAAGTGGCTAGCTCTATTTTGTAGATGATAGAAACTATTTCACTAAGAACAAAATTCATGAATTTTAGATATGAAGGCTGGTAAAAGCAATACATAAATTCACATTGAAATAATCTCAAATGATTATTAACGCAACTCGCTACCCATTCAAAAGGTATATTTTTCTATAGCATGCTTAAAATCTATTTTTTGTGTGTGATACAGTCCTCCTAAATTCTTAATTGTATATTAGGAAAAAATTGTGCAAGTATAGCCATCCAATCTAACCCCATGATTTGTCTTATCTAGTTAGTTAAACATTCATAGCCACATCTTTCCAAAAATAGTCATTTTTTTACTACATATACATTGAAGTTGATAGGAATTGTTTCCCTTTGATCATTACTTTGGTTGTGATTtttgttcaaatttattttttgtctcatttgtacTATAATATTTCTATAACTTTGGTGAGCTCAGTGAAGAATCCATCTTTGCCAATGTAATAATTTGCATAAATATTTCACATTcaaattttaatgtttttggagTTATTAAGTAATAAAATCCAAGGAGTACACTCATGCACACTATACACACCACATTTCTAGTGTTCTAATTTGTATCAAATCAACCTTAACAAAATGGACATCTTAATAGATCATATCATATAGATAGATTCTAAAATATGTAAAATATTTAATACATGTGATTCACATGCATTCAAATATGATCATCTTACTATAAAATTAtcaatctatattttaaaaattataatcaaAATAGTAATACCATAAAAATACATTGATATTATGGTGTAGCAAGGGTACTTGCAAAGGCGGGCCTTACAAATGACTTCGACATGGTGACATCTAAGTCATGTGGGgctaaatatataatattttaggtcatttatgattttttttaataatcaacATAATGAAAGAGCTCTAAGTAGTTCTCATGTTGAGAACCATGAGTGCCCTCTACTACAATTCATGGATCTCATCAATTCAATGCTAGAAAAAGTATTCCAGTGAATATCTATGTCTAAATTACTCTATTAAAATATAACAAGTAGTGTCTCTAAGTCCAAATGGTGCTTCCATTCCTCCTAGTGCCACTAGGCCAAACCAATACCCTAAGATGATGAACCATGGACCTTGAacttttattgttgttataagATCATAACCGAGACAACTTTATCAACCTAAGAACATAAAATGTAGCATTTATTTTATCAATGAATCTAGAAAGCTAAGCAATTGCAATCACAATCAACCCCTAATGTAATCACCAATTTACTATTGACCTTTCAAGGTGCCTTCAACCTTCTGCTAATTAACTTGAGGTGGTAGTTCAAGGTGGGTTGATTACAAAAACACCTCATCCACATTTTTAACTTTGTATTTATGAGGGATCCTAGTATGTTCTGTATGCTTAGACATATGctcctcttgagaagattgtgaaTAATTCACATACAAACCCTTTGACATTCAAGGTAGTGtttgatattgttgctactaggatatgttgttgtcattgatgtcaacatattcttgtgttttggtgttccaGTATTGCAGAGAGTTGAGTTGCTATTTGATATGTTTTAGAGCTTCGGTATGATTGAATCTTtcgttgcagatttgggagagtgtttgggatgttcatgtgtatcttcaattcagatggtttgaaatttggtgctctgcaagctatctttctggTCCCAATTGTTGctattaagtgttcttgagtgttagtatGTTGATCtatggagatttgattaagtggtgttggtgcaattattGCAGGTGGTTTTAACGCGCTTTTTGGTGTTTCccaatcgtgtcctatttgttttggtggtctgcattgatcattgtgcacgttaTCGAAGAGTTTAtgggtttggtgatattcttcatgttatgcaacatttttggtggtgtagcgtgttgtggttgatcttggcaagatttatggtggtgttgcgtgttcaaggatttgatttgggtccatgctatgtcatctatgacattgtattggtccaatgGTAGATTCATgttttgtgtgatgtaattttgtaattaggtgttgagggttgagtcgaccttatagtcaaggttggATGATTTggataaataggtgttatattcatgtaattcagGTGTCGTGGTTGTGTCTGCaatatcagagagtggtgtatgtgcgaacaagcaaattcatcttttagtgtgaagtgttgagcaaagaatgttgtagggcagacaaatgagcctaactggaactatcatcaagcatttggagatgttattcttttagttcatctaaactggattgtagtctgaatattattgtaaggtagtgaaccttccctgagggttgtagccttctggtcattatattttgagcactgagctctaagaagtgtgtttgaatgcatgtgcattccccattgtagtttttatacatactactatagagtatcatcttattgtgggtaggttcacaccgtggtttttcccttaactgggttttccacgtcaaaatcttggtgttatgtgtgttgttgttattgtgttcatTTTTGTTCTTATTTCTGCTGATATAtactgagattgtgcttaaattttttaatccgatgaatattgattcaccccccccccccttcagttttccttcattgtcgttgccaacaattggtatcagagctagatccttcggaagaagcttgatcgcttgagaATATCCGGGATgacaacctatgtgttcaagaaagagagtctaagatttgatgaaaacaattacactatatggaaggaccagatggagtgtcatttgaagtgtcttggagatgattattggaagactacaaagaatacctacaatgttcctcagaatggtttgGTTACTGcaactgagatcaaggatgttgaacataacataagagctaaagaagcattgttgagtgccttgactgattcaaagatgactaatgtgatgggtctgcaaactacacatgagatctaggaaaagttagagaccttttatgaaggagataaacatgttaaAGTTGCTAAGatacagagtttgaaagggaagtatgagatgttgaagatgggagaagatgataacatatcatcctttatggctaaggtaaatgaacttgttatgaacattagatgtgacggtggaactcttgaggaagatgagattgttgctaaggtgttgagatctttgcctcctacttacgaatataaagttgttgctattgatgagatctggactatgactactgtgacaagagatatgttggttggtaagctttctgcttttgaattgagtgaatttggagaatcacatggcaaatctgagactgcatttaaagtctTTGTATctgggaagcaaaagtatgatcgaggagaaagttcatctagggtttctagatatgaaaaagagatgagagagatggaagaataggaaagagagttggatgagcttgaagcgcttattgctcagagattgcctaagggagacagtaagtatgatggaaaggtacctttgaaatgtttctcttgtaataagatatgacattttgcttctaggtgtcttgaaataatgtcaagacatgataaatatgatagatctgataataatgatagatatgagaaacatgacaagtatgataagcccaataagcctaactggaagtacatatatcagaagagatgttattatgctactgatgaaggtgtgacagatgaagagtttgggaatgggaattcagaagacgaatttgtatttattgttatcaaggaagatgatccggtactagtgaattctacaagctacattgttgaggaaaaagctttggttgctaagattgaagagaaatataaatgggtaattgacagcggttgttcacatcatatgactgatgataaaagaaaatatgtgaatatggaaaggtatgattgtggtatagtgagatttggagatgataaagcttgtgtgatttgtggtagaggttctatttcttttgatggtaagcataatactgatgatgtcttgtatgttgaaggattaaagcataatcttttgactgttggacatatggttggtaagggatatgatttgcaattcaagaatggtaaatgcaagattctaaatgcctccgGTGTAGAGATTGTcttagggactaagactaaaggtaatatctttcacttgattgccggtgagaaaatttgtttgtggtatagaaggatgtgtcatgttaattttgactacatgataaggataagttctactcaagctgttagagatttaccaaagattgtgaagccttctaatccaatatgtaaagaatgtcagttgggaaagcaaacaagaacttcattcAAAAGTAAGATGTATatatctaatggtttattggatcttgtgcatactgatttgtgtggttctacaagagtgagaagcatgcagggtgacaaatatttcatgatgttgattgatgactactctagaatgatgtgggttacttttctaagggagaaatcagaagtagtgcagaaattcaagatattcacaGCTAAGGTGGAGACGGAGACAAGGTTGAAGTTgtagtgtctgagatctaatagaggtggagaattcacatctggtgagtttgacTCATTTTgcgagaggaatggaattagaagacatttatatgctcctagaaccccttagcagaatggagttattgaaaggaagaagaaaaccattttggatggtgctaggactatgttgatgagaagttgttagcactgttgtttacacattcaacaggtgcatataaaaggtgattttggtaagactccttatgagttatggtttggtcacatTCCTACAATtagatttttcagattttttggaagaaatgttatatcaaaagagatgaggatataggaaaatttgatgcaagatgtgatgaaggaatcttcttgggttattctactaagatcaAGGCCTACTATTGTTACAAAAAgatgttgaagaagatagtggaaagtgaaaatgtgaaggttaatGAATGTCATGGAAAACATATCAGAGCATGTGAatgagtttgatgatcaggatgtttTTTTCAAAACCTGTGCAGACTAGGATCATTAAGCAAAATgctctggtagagacagttaatccggaTATTGCTGTTGCTactgaagaagttcaagaacccgagaatcaaaataattagaagactttgaggtatgtgaaattgaatcattcagaaaatcagttTATTGGTGACAAAATAAAGGTTAAGAGAAGGATTGTTAccaaagagatatgtttgatttccaagattgaacctaaagatgagaattggataaaagttaTGGAGAaagagttaaatcagattgagaagaataacacatgggagcttgttctgagaactaaagacaataatatgattgacactaaatgggtgttttggaataaatttaatgaagttggcgaagtggttagaaacaaatcaagatcagTATGTAAGGGATGTTCTTAGAtggcaggaattgattatgaggagacttttgcttcggtagctagaattgaagttgttagattacttcttgcctatgcttcttacaagaatttcaaggtatatcaaatggatgttaagtcagcctttttgaatggtgatttggaagaggaagtctacattgagaaaccagatgggttttcagtATTAGAAGAAgtagacatggtatgcaaattgaagaaagcactgtatggacttaatcgagcccctagagcctagtatggtagattggacaggtatttgatgaagttgggattctgtaaaggtattgttgatagtaatttatactttaaggttgataatgacaaaattttgattgtttaagtttttgttgatgacattatctttggacgagatgatgatttgagtatgaagtttgttgatgacatgtaaaaggagtttgagatgtctatgataggtgagatcaaattcttcataggattgcagatttcatagactgacaaaggcattttcatttctcaatctaagtatgtgaaggaattgttgaagaagtttgggttagctgattctaaacctattggaactcctatggtaaccggatgcaaattgtctaagcatgatgaatcttaGGAAGTTAATCAGACCATgcatagatctatggttggtgaatTATTATaattgactcaaactagaccagacattatgcatgttctTTGTCAAGCTGATCATAAAGAGAGTCATGTTAcagttgtgaagaggatttttagatacttgaaggggacaactgactatggtttatggtatctgaaaaatgatgatttcatgttatgtgcttatactgatgttgattgataGGTGATGTtaatgactggaagagcactacttGTGGAGCTTTCTTTtgggggaagaagttggtttcatggtccagtaagaagcaagatgctatatctctatctactgcagaagttgaatacatttctACAACTAGCAACtttactcaggtagtttggatgaagaatatGTTGAgggatattagagttgtgtatgatgagactattgttatatattgtgacaattcaagtgctattaatatttccaagaattcgatactacactctaaaacaaagcatacatcaatcaagtatcatattcttgagggaaaaagttagtGATGAaaaagttagattggagtatgtatctacaaaggatcagattgcagatatttttactaagccttttcctgtagatatatttgtatatttgagagacaaattaggggtctctgcccctcctgatgagaactagatgcattgagatgcatcaatccggtggacttcataagtcttatcttcttatccggattgatgagttggtgttgcttctTAGCCAGAGTAGTTAGTGTATGgttcagatgttcagatttgtgaaGAGATTATCTAGTAAATGGGGAGAGAATAATAATTTGTATTTTTTCtgtggcattgctatcaaagggggagagaagcatgtgaaaaattgctttatctttAAGCTTCGTGTGCATGATCTTAGTGGGAGCctattggagattgttggtattgatttattcctttgcattgattgtttttcacattcatatgtttccatcaatgtcaaagggggatattgttgtatattgttgctactaggatatgttgttgtcattgatgtcaacatattcccatgttTTGGTGTTCTAGTATTATAGAGAGTTGAGTTGGTATTTGATCTGTTGAGCTCCGATATGATTTAATCTTTGGTTGcaaatttgggagagtgttttggatgttcatgtgtatcttcaattcacaTCGTTTgggatttggtgctccacaatctATCTTTTTGGTCccagttgttgttgttaagtgttcttgagtgttagcatgttgatcgatggagatttgattaagtggtgttggtgtagctattgtggatggttttaacatgcttgttggtgtttcctaatcgtgtcctatttgttttggtggtctgctttgatcattgtgcacgttattgaagatcttatggg encodes:
- the LOC131857117 gene encoding probable leucine-rich repeat receptor-like protein kinase At1g35710; this translates as MSKSLLALGGKQRQRQMEGRIVIKMVCLALAFGSFSVKKGRVVAEAELTGAGHGDGDKRDAEALLSIKSAITVDPLQSLSTWTANTSSSLCSWNGIWCRKHTNRVVAIILPQLGLEGTISRSIGTLSLLQTLNLSVNSFTGRIPPQIGRLKELRVLDLNTNNLMGSIPTSLANCTHIQWIGLSHNNLTGSIPEDFGGLKNIQHLRLSYNGLGGSIPNSLGNCTSLLHLTLAYNFLTGGIPSEVGRLRKLQYFSLRSNRLKSQIPAALGNCSSLEILFLSGNSLIGNITPELGNLKQLLQLSLYGPGNLTGSIPAEIGNCSNLVWLDVGMNLIKGPLPITLAMLPLSTLSLVENLFEGELPEALFNMTQLTKLDIGANKFRGIIPPGVGKLTALNFLNFGTNRLTGSMPQEITNLTLLENLYLDTNNLTGPLPKDIERLQSLKILFLFSNNLSGSIPFRISELKNLTQLAIHSNKISGAIPENIGSLTSLEKLDASDNQLVGQIPQSMGNCKSITDLILSDNFLSGRVPATLVNCTALRRLKLSRNSLYGDIHIDFSSSIEILSAYSNNLSGTLPALLGNFTQLKLLDFSKNRFTGELSSHLANCQELRVLSLGSNEFEGHIPLWITNLTSLQVLDLSNNKFVGTIPSFLQGLQGFAHPESSKLIGVMANTLYEEIPVIIKGNQYILQYVLAANTILDLSNNDLSGEIPLSIGSLISMRLLNLSGNHLEGNIPASLGQISTLEQLDLSQNSLTGKIPEELSKLFLLAYLNVSFNSICGLIPRGAQFSTFSERSYLGNPECLCGYPLQSCKKSTSPTMAIPSKTVEKSMWTKVDEQVSVIGVGLGFGIGFGAVIWSIIGWERPRHVLLGSVI